A window of Variovorax paradoxus genomic DNA:
GGGCACCCGACACGCCAGTCACCGAACTCGGCGACCTGCTGAGCGGAAAAACAAGCTTCCAGCGAGCCCCCGGAGACATCACCGTCTTCGACATGACCGGCCTCGCACTGCAGGACTTGACCGTCGCGCGCCTGCTGCACGCGCAGGCGGACGAAACAAGCTCGGGCACGCGCATCGCCTGGCCCTGGTGAGCCGGGCCGCGGCGGCGCTCTATGCGGTCTCGCCGCCGAACAGCCCGGTCATGAACTGCGTCGACTTCAGGCCCGTGCCGGTCAGCAATGCAACCGTCGTCTCGCCAGCGCGGATGTCGCCGCGCTGCGCCAGCACGTCGATGGCCGCCGCGGCCGAGGCGGATGTCGGCTCGGCGTAGAGCCCGCTCGCGGCCAACTGGCGCACCGCAGCGGCGATCTGCTCCTCGGTCAGCGCCACCGTTTTGCCGCCGGTCTCGCGCAGCGCCTGCAAAATTTCCCGCAGGCGCACGGGCCGCTTGATCGCTGTGCCTTCCGCGATGGTCGGCTGCACGGCGCGCTCCACCAGCGTGTCCACGCCCGCCACGAAGCTCGCGTCGATCGGCGAGCAGTTCAGCGGCTGCGCGACGAAGATGCGCGGCAGCTTGCTGATCTGCCCCGCCGCCAGCAGCTCCTTGAAGCCGATCCAGCAGCCCAGCACGTTGCTGCCCGCTCCGGTCGGAATCACCACGTTGTCGGGCGCAACAAAGCCCAGGTCTTCCCACAGCTCGTAGGCCAGCGTCTTCGTGCCCTCCAGGAAGAAGGGGTGCCAGTTGTGGCTCGCGTAGAAGATCGATTCCGACTGGCGCACCGCCTCGTACTCCGATTCCTCGCGCGGCCCCGGCACCAGTTGCACTTCGGCCCCGAAGGCGCGGATCTGCGCCACCTTGGGCGCCGGCGTGTAGCTGGGCGCCAGCACCTTCACGCGCATGCCCGCCGCCGCACCGGCGGCCGCAATGGCCGCGCCGCCATTGCCCGAGCTGTCCTCCAGCACCGCGTCGACGCCGATCTGGCGCAGGAAGGACATCATCACGGCCGCGCCCCGGTCCTTGAAGCTGCAGGTCGGGTTGAACCATTCGAGCTTGAAATACGGCTCCAGCCCGCCCCAGCGCTTTTGCACCAGCGGCGTACAGCCCTCGCCCATGCTCGCCGGCCTCTCGATGACCACCGGCAGCGCCGCGCGATAACGCCAGAGCGAACGCTCACGCGAATCGATGTCGTCGCGCGAGATGCCGGGCAACGGCGTGACCAGCATCGGATTGCCGTCGTCGGAGCGCCAGCGGCGCTCCGACAGTTCGTGATGCTTGCCGGTGCGCGGATCGACGTAGCGCGCGCGTTCTTTCGAGGTCATTCGCGACTCCATCGGCCAAAACTGGATAATACATCCAGTTTTATACTATTTGTATAATTTGGATTTTTAGTCCAGCGCTGGATACATTCCATGCCATGAAAAAGAAGTCGAACAAGCAGGTGCTCGAAATGCTGCGCAACATGGCCGAAGGCCTGGGCCAGACCTTCGCGCCTTTCTGCGAGGTGGTGGTCCACGACCTGAGCAATCCGAAGAACGCGATCTACGCCATCGAGAACAGCCTGAGCGGCCGGGAAGTCGGCCAGTCGGTCACCGAACTGGGCCTGGCGCGCATCCAGGACCCGGAGTTCCCGGCGGTGATCGCGAACTATGCCAACACCTTTCCGGACGGGCGCAAGGTCAAGAGCACCTCGATCGGCATCAAGGACGAGAGCGGCGAGTACGTGGCGGCGCTGTGCCTGAACGTCGACCTCACGCTGTTCCAGAGCTTCCAGGGCGCGATCTCGCAGTTCACCCGCATCGACGACAAGCAGGTGCACGAGCACATCGAGGCCGGCGGCAACCACACCGACCGCATCCATGCGCGCATCGACGAATTCGCGGCCGCGCGCGCGACCACCTCGCGCTCGCTCAAGCCGGCCGACCGCAAGCAGCTGGTGCAGGATCTGAAGAAGGCCGGCCTGCTGGAAGTGCGCCGCGGCGCGGAGATCGCGGCTGCGCACATGGGCGTGTC
This region includes:
- a CDS encoding helix-turn-helix transcriptional regulator, with translation MKKKSNKQVLEMLRNMAEGLGQTFAPFCEVVVHDLSNPKNAIYAIENSLSGREVGQSVTELGLARIQDPEFPAVIANYANTFPDGRKVKSTSIGIKDESGEYVAALCLNVDLTLFQSFQGAISQFTRIDDKQVHEHIEAGGNHTDRIHARIDEFAAARATTSRSLKPADRKQLVQDLKKAGLLEVRRGAEIAAAHMGVSRATVYSDAK
- a CDS encoding threonine synthase yields the protein MTSKERARYVDPRTGKHHELSERRWRSDDGNPMLVTPLPGISRDDIDSRERSLWRYRAALPVVIERPASMGEGCTPLVQKRWGGLEPYFKLEWFNPTCSFKDRGAAVMMSFLRQIGVDAVLEDSSGNGGAAIAAAGAAAGMRVKVLAPSYTPAPKVAQIRAFGAEVQLVPGPREESEYEAVRQSESIFYASHNWHPFFLEGTKTLAYELWEDLGFVAPDNVVIPTGAGSNVLGCWIGFKELLAAGQISKLPRIFVAQPLNCSPIDASFVAGVDTLVERAVQPTIAEGTAIKRPVRLREILQALRETGGKTVALTEEQIAAAVRQLAASGLYAEPTSASAAAAIDVLAQRGDIRAGETTVALLTGTGLKSTQFMTGLFGGETA